The window ACCGGGGCCACGCTCTTTGGCGTCACGCAGGAAGGACCGCAATTTGTTTTCAAACTCGGGGCTCTGGCGACCGATCATGCGGGGACGGGGCATCTCTTCGGGAGCATCCTGAAGCTCCTTGATGGAAAGGTCCAGACGGCCCTTCTCGTCACGCCCGAGGACCTTGACCTCGATGGTCTGGCCTTCCTGCAGGTAGTCGCTGACATTCCGCACGTAGCTGTGGGCGATCTGGGAGATGTGGACCAGGCCCACTTCTCCGTTCTCGAACTGAATGAAAGCGCCGAAATCCGTAATGCGGGCAACCCGCCCTGTGACCACTGCTCCTGATTCAAATACCACTTTGTGTTCCCTTCATAGGTTCTCTTGCAACAGTGTACACCATGAGAGGCGCATAAGGGGTGTCTGGAATCGCCCAATTCCAGAATTCAAGGTTGATGAACGCTTAATGGGTACAGACCTTTGGTATGCCTCATGAGGTTTGAGACCGTCCGGGAGGGGCTTTCAGGCATTACTGGAGAGATTTGACGTCCAGATCCGGGTTTTTCCTGATGACAGGCTGAGTTTGAGTGTGTTTGGGCCGCTCCATCAGGCTTACTTTTCCTGATGAACTCAAGGTAGAATGAGGCTCATATGAAATTGCGTGGAACGCTGAGTGGCCTCAGCTTGCTGCTGGAAAGCA of the Deinococcus cellulosilyticus NBRC 106333 = KACC 11606 genome contains:
- a CDS encoding S1 RNA-binding domain-containing protein, with the protein product MVFESGAVVTGRVARITDFGAFIQFENGEVGLVHISQIAHSYVRNVSDYLQEGQTIEVKVLGRDEKGRLDLSIKELQDAPEEMPRPRMIGRQSPEFENKLRSFLRDAKERGPGEKGGKKRKK